In Prionailurus viverrinus isolate Anna chromosome D1, UM_Priviv_1.0, whole genome shotgun sequence, the DNA window GAGAAGTTCTGCCACTTGCTGGTGATTCTACCTCTTGTATAGCACTAAGTTCGTGTTGGTTCAAATCCAATCCACATTTAACTTTTGCTACAGGCGGCTTGGAAGATCTCCTGCCCAGTTCTTTGTCCAGATGCTTGCCTATCAAGTCAGAGACAAAGTTAGGCATAGTACAGATCTGTTAACATACGACAAACTTTTCTTCAGCCAGAGGGTTGCGGGAGGTGAAAGCAAAGAGTAACCAGCAGACAGTTAACAATAAAATGCAATTATCTTACCACTTTGCTTGGCACTACTTTCTGAAAGCAGCTGATTGTCATCGGAGTTGCTCCTAGTAACAGGCCTAATGTTTTCCTGATCGTCTCCTGCTAGGTCTTGGGGACGAGGAAGCCACTCTCTGAGCTTCTGACTTTGCACGTCATTTCCAACTGTGGGCTGACTTATCTGAAAAAGTGGACAATTGAGGGTGGGGATGACACAAGATGAGAGATCATGTGAAGAATTCATCAGATGTGTACTGCCCTTCTTAAATTAGAACctcaagcaaataaataattccaTCACTCACACTATTACAGcttcatacattaaaaaagatgagaaatgctTCTTATACAGAAACCATATTCCATTGAAAAGTACAATGTTGGACTTAAAACTCAGCTTCCACTGTATCTTTCATAAGACATTCTACTTGAGTACTCCCCCctgcttttctttccccattacttttccttaaaaagacCAGTAAATCCCTAGAACTCAAGTattcatgaactcatgaactcaacTCAAGCTTCTCTTGAACATCAAAGGATTTAAGGAGTTCTATTTAGACTAAACCATAGATTTAGGAagtaaccttttaaaataaaatagacaccTTCACACTCAGAATATACTCCTGTCTCCCCTACTGAGAACATGGATGTCTACGTGACCGTGGTAGAGTCTGCCCTCTAATTCAGTAACAGGCAGCAGTTCTAACTGTCCATCAGCCCTAAAATCATGCGGTAATATGATCACTTAAGGAAAAAGATGGTACTAATTTTGATTCATATACAATTGTCCACAGAGTGCTACACAGAAAGCACAAGACTTGCTATCTGCATAAAAGAAATTCCGCTATTCTGCAATTTAACCTTTTGGTAAGTTCAAAACCCTTTATGATAAAACTTCAAATGACAATCTACGTTTTTAATGGTGTTTGCACTTGGCTGTGTCAAACTACTGGCCGAAATCAGTTGGGCTTCCAGTAACTATTAACCTCCGAAACACCATGCACGGTAGATCaattcttactttttaatttccacattgtttaaggtagaaaaataaagcagttaaGGTCAAACCACTTATTCTCAATAACTAAGAACTTATTCAGGCCtgagattaaaaaacatttagcTTGTCTGGGTTGGGTTACGTCCATTATTTAATTTCTAGGCATTCAAGTTTAATTACATACCTGACCGTATTTAAAGAAATCCTTCAAAGTCTCTTGATGTTTCTGTATCTGCTGCTGCAGTGTCGTCTGTCTCTGTACAAGCAACTCTTCTTGGGCTTTTTGGCTGTGATGCAGAACTTGTTTTTGTAGATCCAACTGCTTCTGAAATTCCAGGTTATCTTGCCGAGTTAAGACAGGTGGTGAAAAACTCAAAAGcctatcttgaaatctggggaTCACAGAATTGCCGGAGGGAGCTGCATGTTCATTCTTAGAGGAATACAATCCACAACTGTTTTTAGATTTAACTTCAGCAAAAGGCAGCGGAATAAATGAATGCTCTCTTTTGTGAGCtgaaaacaaagaggaaagagcATGCTCAGAAGACTCACTTTCAATccactgtgtgtgtttgtttaataGAAGTTCTTCCTGGACTTTCTCATTAGAAAGCACCACTTCCCTTTGTAAGTCCAACTGTGCTGTCGAAGTGTCTTGCTGAGACAGAACGGGCTGTGATAAACTCGAAGGTCTGTCCTGTGATGTTGAGATTTCAGGGTGACTTACAGGAACAGTACTGTTACATCTGGGTACAAAAGGCTTTTGGATTCTTTCACAATTGGCAACAGGCGGTGCTACCTGGGATAAGGGTGAAGAGCCAGTCTGCTCAGATGAGACCTTTTTCTCCAGTTTACTTAGTCTTTGCAAAAGTAATTCTTCTTGGACTTCCTGTCTAGATCGAATGGATCTCCTCTGTATATCTAACTGCTGCTGAAGTGCCTTCAAATCACCCTGGTGAGGTTGGATAAAATGCTCAGCAGGTAACTTTTCCTCAAATTTATACTGTCTGGGCAAAACCAattctttctgggttttcttgcTGCACGGAAGGGGATTTCTTTGTGCAGACAAGTGTTCTTGTTGAAGTGCAATCAGGTGATCTGGCTGGGTTAAAACAGGTTGTGATAAATCTAAAAGCCTGTCAGGCAATCTTGGTATCTCCAAATTATCACTCTTAGCTGAACAAGGTTCTTGGACTCTTCGAGATTCACTAAGGGGTAATGAAGCAAATGAATGCTGTGCAActggggggaaggaagaggcGCCAACCTGTTCAGGAgatattctttccttccactCACTCTGTTTATGCAAAAGTAATTCTTCCTGAGCTTCCTGTCTAGATCGAATGATAGCTTCTCTCTGTATAGCTAACCTTTCTCCAAGAGCCTTCAAATTATCTTGTTGAGGCTGGATAAGTTGTGATATCCTCAAAAGCCTATCCTGCAACTGTGGGATCTGAGAATGGCTTGAAAGAATTTTAGTATCACTCTCTGTTGAAAGGGCTTCCTGGGTTGTACCAGATTCAGCAGAAGGTAATGAGGTAAATGAAGGCTGTCCTAACTGGGGCAGGAATGAGGAGTCGGTCTGTTCAGAAGATAGATTCCCTTGGGTTTTCTGGCTAAAATGAAGGGCCTCCTTCCCCAGGCCTAGCCATTTGTGGTGTTCCTCCAAATCATCCTGTAGAGGTAGTATATGTTGTGGAAACCTCAGAAGTCTTTCCTGAACTCTCGGGATCTTAGAATGGCTTACAGGAACTGTACTATCACTCTGGACTGACATAAACTCCTGGACTCTTTCAGACTCTGCTACCTGGGACAGGGATAAAAAGGTGCCAGTCTGTTCAGAAGAAACCATTGTTTCTAATTCACTTTGTTTGTGTACAAATTCCTGGGTTTCTTGTTTAGCACCAAGTATCACCCTCTGCACGTGTAACTGTTCTTGACGTGCTGTCAAATTTTCCCACTGTGGCAAACTACGAGGCTGGTCCTGAAATGCTGGGAGTACCAAGTCACTTGAAGGAACGGTACTCTCCTTCTCAGATAAAGAAATTCTTCTAGGCTCAGCTTTAGCAGAAGGTTGTGAAGCAACTGAACACTGAACAACCACTGGTGGGAATACAGAACTCATCTGCCCAGACGTACTGTCTCCCAAATCCCTTGGTCTCTGCAAAAGCAACTCCGCCTGGGCTTCAGGCCTTGCCTGAAGAGCGCCCTTCTGTGCCGTCGGCTGTTCTGGGAGCAGCTTCATACTATCATGCAAAGGTAGGAACTGCTGTAGGAAACTCAAAGACCCATCCCGAGATTCCTGGATTTCAGGCTGGCTTGAGAGAAGTCCCTTCTCACTCTCGGATGAATACTGCTCCTGGGTTTTTCCAGAATGAGTGCCGGCAGAAGGTCGCAAAGTCAATGTATGCTGAGCCACCTGAGATGGGAGAGAGGGGGGTTCAGTCTGTTCAGACCATATTCTTCCATCCACTTCACTCTGTTTATGTACACATAATACTTCCTGGGCTTCTCGCCTAGCCTGTTGGCTGTCCCTCTGAATATTTAACTGTTCttggagaaatttaaaattatcttgCTGTGATAAGACAGGCTGTGAAAAACTCAAAAGCCTATCCTGAAGTCGTGGGACCCCAAGATGGCCTGAGGAAACTGCAGTATCATCTCTGATTGGAAAAGATTCCTGGATTCTCCCTGATTCAGCTCTGGCAGAAGGCAGTGTAGCAAATGAATCCAGAGGTACTAATGGAAGGGATATCGAGAGGCCAGTTTGTCCTTCCAATTCTTTTCGTTTGTGCAAAAGCAATTGTTCTTGAGCTTCCTGTCTTGACCGAAGAATTTCCTTCTGTCGGTCTAACTGTTCTTGGAGAGCCTTCAAATTACCCTTCTGGGCTGTGATATTCTCTGAGGATGGCAAAGACTTATCCTGTATTTGGCTGATTACAGAAGGACTTACAGGAACTGTACTTTTGCTTATGGTTGGAAAGGGTTCCTGGATTTTTCCAGATTCCACTGTAGCAGGCAGAGAACTAAAAGCACGCTCAGCTGCCAGTGGTTGGAATGAAGAATGTTCAGTTAGCTTAGAGGGTATATGTTCATTGTTCTCTGAGAATCTTTGCTGGGAGTCTAAAGTTTGAGAAGTTGTTGCCGTAGACGTTTCAGCTATTTCTCTAGGATCGTGTAATATTCGCGGTCTATCATATGACAAAGGCTTTGAAAGTGTATGAGAATCTTTATGAGGCAATTTATAGTCTCCCTGTTGTACTTCACTCTGTGAGAATTGCTTAGGCTGTTCCTCTGACTCCAGAGACTGCTTGGCTAAAACATCTGAACTCAACTTGGGTCTCTGACCTTGGTCCCGATGCTCTGATATAACAGTGGGTCTTTCAGATTTCTGTGGTGGTACTGTTACAACAGAATCAGATACCAATGAAGTGGCTAACATGGGTGGGTACTTTGCTTTTAACATAGTCTGATATTCGAGTAATCGCTTCCTGGCTATTTCCACAGACTGTCTGTGAAACCtaccaaaaacaaagacaaaaaacaaacattgttcTTTCTTGAGGAAAACATGCCCTATATTCCCAAGTGTTCAATTAACCCAAGTATTAAATTTAACCAACAGCAATTCAGGGTTGGCTATTATgacaaaaaaggaacaacattCATATTGACCTCTGAGAAACCTCTACGTTGTAGTTCCAAGAGAATCCCGATTCAATCTTCATATAAACCAAATAATAAATCCTgcagatgcagccacacactaTCACAAGAAACCGTACCCTAGCTAATACCTGTTTTGCTGTAAAAGCTGATGTTGATAGTTACGAATCATCTGCCTGTGATTATCTTCATCGGATTTGACGGCGCGTGATGCTGGAGCAGTGCCGACCTAATGAAAGACAAAGCCACTAGTTGAAAGGCAAATCTAGAAACAAGTCCTAAAGTATTTTACATAAACTGAAGTTCGATGACTGTAAACTTTCACATAGCTTTATTTTTCATACAAAAGACTGGCACTTCCATTATGAAGAAATGAAGTAACCCACCATTCTCCTTTAGTGCCAAGCCCAAGAGCTCAATGTACACATTACATATAAATCATGGTCATATACGATGGCACCCTCTAGAAACTGAAAGGTAAAAGCCATCAGATTTGTGTAAGTATAcctatatctacacacacacacacacacacacacatacagcactaaaagaaaaaaaattaccaaataagattaaaaatgcatttcactTTCCTGAATGCTAAGATTGCTCATATTTTCTTATCCCTCAACAATCTATGTAGGGATGAGATTTCCTGCATCTTACCCCAGTCTgttgagttctttttcttttttcttcttccagctgAGCCCTGAAGCAATCAGTTTTTAATCGTAACTTCTGTTGTTCAATTTGTTCAAGTAATTCCAACTGCTTTTGCTTCTGCTCTTCGATTTCCATGATCTAAGTAACAAAAATACTACTGATCTATTAACGACAAACTCAACAAAAGTTTACATGCATTAC includes these proteins:
- the CEP295 gene encoding centrosomal protein of 295 kDa isoform X5 gives rise to the protein MEQENLAETENIPVTEAEIICSSEADASLSMKTHQVPSKILFKKLLNKIRSQKSLWTIQSTSEDENEVITTASETESKAPTVESGAIADEDKTLSSGQEQVAESDTLTVDSGPLSSEEKPLALDTDYEKEQEINETQPITTVAQSSVLLHPQEEAARIRMAARQKQIMEIEEQKQKQLELLEQIEQQKLRLKTDCFRAQLEEEKRKRTQQTGVGTAPASRAVKSDEDNHRQMIRNYQHQLLQQNRFHRQSVEIARKRLLEYQTMLKAKYPPMLATSLVSDSVVTVPPQKSERPTVISEHRDQGQRPKLSSDVLAKQSLESEEQPKQFSQSEVQQGDYKLPHKDSHTLSKPLSYDRPRILHDPREIAETSTATTSQTLDSQQRFSENNEHIPSKLTEHSSFQPLAAERAFSSLPATVESGKIQEPFPTISKSTVPVSPSVISQIQDKSLPSSENITAQKGNLKALQEQLDRQKEILRSRQEAQEQLLLHKRKELEGQTGLSISLPLVPLDSFATLPSARAESGRIQESFPIRDDTAVSSGHLGVPRLQDRLLSFSQPVLSQQDNFKFLQEQLNIQRDSQQARREAQEVLCVHKQSEVDGRIWSEQTEPPSLPSQVAQHTLTLRPSAGTHSGKTQEQYSSESEKGLLSSQPEIQESRDGSLSFLQQFLPLHDSMKLLPEQPTAQKGALQARPEAQAELLLQRPRDLGDSTSGQMSSVFPPVVVQCSVASQPSAKAEPRRISLSEKESTVPSSDLVLPAFQDQPRSLPQWENLTARQEQLHVQRVILGAKQETQEFVHKQSELETMVSSEQTGTFLSLSQVAESERVQEFMSVQSDSTVPVSHSKIPRVQERLLRFPQHILPLQDDLEEHHKWLGLGKEALHFSQKTQGNLSSEQTDSSFLPQLGQPSFTSLPSAESGTTQEALSTESDTKILSSHSQIPQLQDRLLRISQLIQPQQDNLKALGERLAIQREAIIRSRQEAQEELLLHKQSEWKERISPEQVGASSFPPVAQHSFASLPLSESRRVQEPCSAKSDNLEIPRLPDRLLDLSQPVLTQPDHLIALQQEHLSAQRNPLPCSKKTQKELVLPRQYKFEEKLPAEHFIQPHQGDLKALQQQLDIQRRSIRSRQEVQEELLLQRLSKLEKKVSSEQTGSSPLSQVAPPVANCERIQKPFVPRCNSTVPVSHPEISTSQDRPSSLSQPVLSQQDTSTAQLDLQREVVLSNEKVQEELLLNKHTQWIESESSEHALSSLFSAHKREHSFIPLPFAEVKSKNSCGLYSSKNEHAAPSGNSVIPRFQDRLLSFSPPVLTRQDNLEFQKQLDLQKQVLHHSQKAQEELLVQRQTTLQQQIQKHQETLKDFFKYGQISQPTVGNDVQSQKLREWLPRPQDLAGDDQENIRPVTRSNSDDNQLLSESSAKQSGKHLDKELGRRSSKPPVAKVKCGLDLNQHELSAIQEVESPASGRTSLLDSCQDRDPLRVSISREQSFFGSPLDCEPFGCLYPVAQENVCGANSSEAVKVKEAVTENDAILSYAVEEEHTYLSPPVKPHNAETEEIYHEPLSSITVSTGSFLSYENTDLSLTDAGSFSEHASDHREQEPTTAKEEETNVLSSVVPASQVSYQRQDPGEVHKPVLPAVEKFTSGQTHLQQMMEKHINEANLMTEKTDLRVDLDFPELEHTFPNLHHQLFKPLEPHPDFDMLSSYSGISQDSRDFHQNSDSSWESHRTTVSSKSTASLTALRTSLNPSNTSPNQQPDPHLAHAAAQIFATENITEGSEQSFQQLLPEFSSQEGSQHVDLPSIFSIEARDSSQSMENHNYSAQTELQNRKKSVPFQLSVGNLQNSGFRSSDEANGFHHLNLQHSTPCGSTSSECSIKAQPEGREETLGSEKLSERGIDTMLQSQGLSGDKKETCGVLNINSQVEEIDSQLCLRTVEMGTSVQAPYSVQNEKYFENSAKAETPEILRNLSQLAQSELFLSSGSLQSSIPMWLTESGHGIMEEPELTLVSTSDISIAEMEFANLTLEEKKENEAESSFQVNEFLPLLSEKETSDYPVSEHCVEEPVAVSAETLPKFTAIPGSLQEAFVKRKKSFIERSSQRQKEIKSKIYLSEKSQIKTAKEKPTGSSVSRLKGVNKVRVSLPEDRKTAQAHMRQRALRLYNQLAEVKQQREEKAKQDAYAQNRARAKEFHKVSEAPYNLSRSRALQLLISFFYSLHRKH
- the CEP295 gene encoding centrosomal protein of 295 kDa isoform X3, translated to MHITARKEALLVEKERSAKITSLPPPPPALFENIELKKTSHVKTSSSTYHHLHTFVNREMDTNQPDPRVAAEEEVKRLEERQKQAAQERMEQCEKAHVRGFQAMKKIHLAQTQEKVMKELKQLQQDDLARRRQTVAQMPPQLVELAYRRSEMKEDRQRELEFAFEDLYDADRKVKGNLILRLEPEPLPTVADPIQDEELDLSMEQENLAETENIPVTEAEIICSSEADASLSMKTHQVPSKILFKKLLNKIRSQKSLWTIQSTSEDENEVITTASETESKAPTVESGAIADEDKTLSSGQEQVAESDTLTVDSGPLSSEEKPLALDTDYEKEQEINETQPITTVAQSSVLLHPQEEAARIRMAARQKQIMEIEEQKQKQLELLEQIEQQKLRLKTDCFRAQLEEEKRKRTQQTGVGTAPASRAVKSDEDNHRQMIRNYQHQLLQQNRFHRQSVEIARKRLLEYQTMLKAKYPPMLATSLVSDSVVTVPPQKSERPTVISEHRDQGQRPKLSSDVLAKQSLESEEQPKQFSQSEVQQGDYKLPHKDSHTLSKPLSYDRPRILHDPREIAETSTATTSQTLDSQQRFSENNEHIPSKLTEHSSFQPLAAERAFSSLPATVESGKIQEPFPTISKSTVPVSPSVISQIQDKSLPSSENITAQKGNLKALQEQLDRQKEILRSRQEAQEQLLLHKRKELEGQTGLSISLPLVPLDSFATLPSARAESGRIQESFPIRDDTAVSSGHLGVPRLQDRLLSFSQPVLSQQDNFKFLQEQLNIQRDSQQARREAQEVLCVHKQSEVDGRIWSEQTEPPSLPSQVAQHTLTLRPSAGTHSGKTQEQYSSESEKGLLSSQPEIQESRDGSLSFLQQFLPLHDSMKLLPEQPTAQKGALQARPEAQAELLLQRPRDLGDSTSGQMSSVFPPVVVQCSVASQPSAKAEPRRISLSEKESTVPSSDLVLPAFQDQPRSLPQWENLTARQEQLHVQRVILGAKQETQEFVHKQSELETMVSSEQTGTFLSLSQVAESERVQEFMSVQSDSTVPVSHSKIPRVQERLLRFPQHILPLQDDLEEHHKWLGLGKEALHFSQKTQGNLSSEQTDSSFLPQLGQPSFTSLPSAESGTTQEALSTESDTKILSSHSQIPQLQDRLLRISQLIQPQQDNLKALGERLAIQREAIIRSRQEAQEELLLHKQSEWKERISPEQVGASSFPPVAQHSFASLPLSESRRVQEPCSAKSDNLEIPRLPDRLLDLSQPVLTQPDHLIALQQEHLSAQRNPLPCSKKTQKELVLPRQYKFEEKLPAEHFIQPHQGDLKALQQQLDIQRRSIRSRQEVQEELLLQRLSKLEKKVSSEQTGSSPLSQVAPPVANCERIQKPFVPRCNSTVPVSHPEISTSQDRPSSLSQPVLSQQDTSTAQLDLQREVVLSNEKVQEELLLNKHTQWIESESSEHALSSLFSAHKREHSFIPLPFAEVKSKNSCGLYSSKNEHAAPSGNSVIPRFQDRLLSFSPPVLTRQDNLEFQKQLDLQKQVLHHSQKAQEELLVQRQTTLQQQIQKHQETLKDFFKYGQISQPTVGNDVQSQKLREWLPRPQDLAGDDQENIRPVTRSNSDDNQLLSESSAKQSGKHLDKELGRRSSKPPVAKVKCGLDLNQHELSAIQEVESPASGRTSLLDSCQDRDPLRVSISREQSFFGSPLDCEPFGCLYPVAQENVCGANSSEAVKVKEAVTENDAILSYAVEEEHTYLSPPVKPHNAETEEIYHEPLSSITVSTGSFLSYENTDLSLTDAGSFSEHASDHREQEPTTAKEEETNVLSSVVPASQVSYQRQDPGEVHKPVLPAVEKFTSGQTHLQQMMEKHINEANLMTEKTDLRVDLDFPELEHTFPNLHHQLFKPLEPHPDFDMLSSYSGISQDSRDFHQNSDSSWESHRTTVSSKSTASLTALRTSLNPSNTSPNQQPDPHLAHAAAQIFATENITEGSEQSFQQLLPEFSSQEGSQHVDLPSIFSIEARDSSQSMENHNYSAQTELQNRKKSVPFQLSVGNLQNSGFRSSDEANGFHHLNLQHSTPCGSTSSECSIKAQPEGREETLGSEKLSERGIDTMLQSQGLSGDKKETCGVLNINSQVEEIDSQLCLRTVEMGTSVQAPYSVQNEKYFENSAKAETPEILRNLSQLAQSELFLSSGSLQSSIPMWLTESGHGIMEEPELTLVSTSDISIAEMEFANLTLEEKKENEAESSFQVNEFLPLLSEKETSDYPVSEHCVEEPVAVSAETLPKFTAIPGSLQEAFVKRKKSFIERSSQRQKEIKSKIYLSEKSQIKTAKEKPTGSSVSRLKGVNKVRVSLPEDRKTAQAHMRQRALRLYNQLAEVKQQREEKAKQDAYAQNRARAKEFHKVSEAPYNLSRSRALQLLISFFYSLHRKH
- the CEP295 gene encoding centrosomal protein of 295 kDa isoform X6 is translated as MKRKVGNAGKLRLSPNEEAFVLKEDYERRRKLRLLQVREQERDIAFQIREDIKHRRNQQLARLAEELRTEWKESQTQKIKTLEKLYLASLRNMGEGHQQAKENEPDLNALAQRAAERKRKAEMRHKEALKLQKNQKEELMKQKTWHITARKEALLVEKERSAKITSLPPPPPALFENIELKKTSHVKTSSSTYHHLHTFVNREMDTNQPDPRVAAEEEVKRLEERQKQAAQERMEQCEKAHVRGFQAMKKIHLAQTQEKVMKELKQLQQDDLARRRQTVAQMPPQLVELAYRRSEMKEDRQRELEFAFEDLYDADRKVKGNLILRLEPEPLPTVADPIQDEELDLSMEQENLAETENIPVTEAEIICSSEADASLSMKTHQVPSKILFKKLLNKIRSQKSLWTIQSTSEDENEVITTASETESKAPTVESGAIADEDKTLSSGQEQVAESDTLTVDSGPLSSEEKPLALDTDYEKEQEINETQPITTVAQSSVLLHPQEEAARIRMAARQKQIMEIEEQKQKQLELLEQIEQQKLRLKTDCFRAQLEEEKRKRTQQTGVGTAPASRAVKSDEDNHRQMIRNYQHQLLQQNRFHRQSVEIARKRLLEYQTMLKAKYPPMLATSLVSDSVVTVPPQKSERPTVISEHRDQGQRPKLSSDVLAKQSLESEEQPKQFSQSEVQQGDYKLPHKDSHTLSKPLSYDRPRILHDPREIAETSTATTSQTLDSQQRFSENNEHIPSKLTEHSSFQPLAAERAFSSLPATVESGKIQEPFPTISKSTVPVSPSVISQIQDKSLPSSENITAQKGNLKALQEQLDRQKEILRSRQEAQEQLLLHKRKELEGQTGLSISLPLVPLDSFATLPSARAESGRIQESFPIRDDTAVSSGHLGVPRLQDRLLSFSQPVLSQQDNFKFLQEQLNIQRDSQQARREAQEVLCVHKQSEVDGRIWSEQTEPPSLPSQVAQHTLTLRPSAGTHSGKTQEQYSSESEKGLLSSQPEIQESRDGSLSFLQQFLPLHDSMKLLPEQPTAQKGALQARPEAQAELLLQRPRDLGDSTSGQMSSVFPPVVVQCSVASQPSAKAEPRRISLSEKESTVPSSDLVLPAFQDQPRSLPQWENLTARQEQLHVQRVILGAKQETQEFVHKQSELETMVSSEQTGTFLSLSQVAESERVQEFMSVQSDSTVPVSHSKIPRVQERLLRFPQHILPLQDDLEEHHKWLGLGKEALHFSQKTQGNLSSEQTDSSFLPQLGQPSFTSLPSAESGTTQEALSTESDTKILSSHSQIPQLQDRLLRISQLIQPQQDNLKALGERLAIQREAIIRSRQEAQEELLLHKQSEWKERISPEQVGASSFPPVAQHSFASLPLSESRRVQEPCSAKSDNLEIPRLPDRLLDLSQPVLTQPDHLIALQQEHLSAQRNPLPCSKKTQKELVLPRQYKFEEKLPAEHFIQPHQGDLKALQQQLDIQRRSIRSRQEVQEELLLQRLSKLEKKVSSEQTGSSPLSQVAPPVANCERIQKPFVPRCNSTVPVSHPEISTSQDRPSSLSQPVLSQQDTSTAQLDLQREVVLSNEKVQEELLLNKHTQWIESESSEHALSSLFSAHKREHSFIPLPFAEVKSKNSCGLYSSKNEHAAPSGNSVIPRFQDRLLSFSPPVLTRQDNLEFQKQLDLQKQVLHHSQKAQEELLVQRQTTLQQQIQKHQETLKDFFKYGQISQPTVGNDVQSQKLREWLPRPQDLAGDDQENIRPVTRSNSDDNQLLSESSAKQSGKHLDKELGRRSSKPPVAKVKCGLDLNQHELSAIQEVESPASGRTSLLDSCQDRDPLRVSISREQSFFGSPLDCEPFGCLYPVAQENVCGANSSEAVKVKEAVTENDAILSYAVEEEHTYLSPPVKPHNAETEEIYHEPLSSITVSTGSFLSYENTDLSLTDAGSFSEHASDHREQEPTTAKEEETNVLSSVVPASQVSYQRQDPGEVHKPVLPAVEKFTSGQTHLQQMMEKHINEANLMTEKTDLRVDLDFPELEHTFPNLHHQLFKPLEPHPDFDMLSSYSGISQDSRDFHQALNSLFNSFCQNFLRRRGASMLIYQVFLALKQEILPKAWKIITTLHRLNYKIGKKVFLSSSL